Proteins encoded within one genomic window of Gammaproteobacteria bacterium:
- a CDS encoding PACE efflux transporter, producing the protein MGTAERIFHSILYEALALIIGVTLAALFLQHDKSLLASLGIAFSVIAMVWNYFYNLIFDRFFGQDRIKRTIKIRAAHALFFEFGLLVVTTPLIMWALDLDFISALLMDIGAAIFFTLYTMGFNWVYDLLRHRLYPDKQLA; encoded by the coding sequence ATGGGCACGGCTGAACGTATTTTTCACAGCATTTTATATGAAGCATTGGCGTTAATTATTGGCGTAACGCTGGCGGCATTGTTTTTACAACATGATAAAAGCCTATTAGCGAGTCTCGGCATTGCTTTTTCTGTCATCGCGATGGTCTGGAATTATTTTTACAATCTGATCTTTGACCGTTTCTTTGGTCAAGATAGAATAAAGCGCACAATTAAAATTCGTGCTGCTCATGCCTTATTTTTCGAATTTGGTTTATTAGTGGTGACTACCCCACTCATTATGTGGGCATTAGATCTCGACTTTATCAGTGCTCTGTTAATGGATATCGGCGCTGCAATTTTCTTCACTCTTTATACCATGGGATTTAATTGGGTTTATGATCTGCTGCGCCACCGCTTATACCCAGATAAACAGCTAGCTTAA